The Festucalex cinctus isolate MCC-2025b chromosome 16, RoL_Fcin_1.0, whole genome shotgun sequence sequence CTTCTGGGAGATGTTCTGAGCGTACTGCTCAAAGTTCCTCTCCTCCAGAGTTTCCATCCCTTCCTGGGgggaaatgaaagcaaaaagcGTTGACCTACCCAGAATATTTCAGTCTACTCCATATCCATCAACTTTGGCCTACTAGTAAGACAGCTACATGTTGCTAGCGTTTACTGGTGAGGGCAAAAACTACTAGAAGATGGGCCTCAAGCTGGATATCAAGGGtcaaagtgcaattttgcatttggAAAGCAATGCAGTGCAGGACCTTGGCTCACCTGTAAGAACTGCAGACAATCCTTGATGTCGTTTATCTCCTCCTGGTAGTCTTGAATCATCTTCTCCACCTTCTTGCGGTCCGTCTTGGAATGCACCGTGTCGGTGATATTGGCCGAGGCGGAGGTGAGGCCGCCCGCCGTGGCCACGCCGATGCCCACGGCCGTGACGATGAGCGACGTCCCGGCCGTGAACGGGGCCAGGATGAGTCCGGTGATGGTGGTGACGGAGCCGGCCACGCCCGCCACGCCGCCGCCCACGCTGGCCGAGACCGTCTTCTTGTGGAAGTTGTCGGCGGCGTCGGCCAGCGCAAGCAGCTCCAGGATGCGCTGCTGGAGCGAGGCGCCGCGCCGGTTGAACAGGCGCACGAACAGACGCGCCGCCATGAACACGCGGTCCGCCGCTTCTTCCACCACCCTGATGCCCAAATAGTCATCGTCAATGTTGCTTTCTACCACCCGTGCGACAAAGTCATTTTCATGATGGCCctggttctcaaactgggggAGTCTGCAGAATCTCTGTACCTTAGCTATGGGTCTACCAAAAGCTCCAATATGACGGTTaagtcctcaaaaaaaaaatgtttttctaatttcatttttcattcatttctgtTAACTACAATATCTCTGGAAGAATGTCAGACAAAAAGTgcgtttttattatattttatatattatatttttatctcatacctttgattaactcattagctcccaaaaacgtataaatacgtcatattttaaatgttttaattgtcccaaagacgtatttatacgttttttattgttttgtttttatgccagagcatagagaaggctttgatgcagtctctcgactgcagaaaatggttgagtggcagcagagtataagagatcaaccaggccatgttaaaacaagctgatttcccccacAGTTCGAAGCAGCAttgtgaaaaccgatgaaacgtagctatgttctattgctaattgctgcacagccgaaacagataggaacatacttttttttttttccctgataaaagaagagactctaatctctcttttggtaggttccatatttttatagcaatagaacattaatatttcgcgggccttgaaaaatcagtcaaaatccaggaaaacaccttAAAgtaaaaatggttgggagtgaatgagttaaggacttAAAaagctttaattattattttttccctttttaattattttgattattttaaacttccttacgctaaatgttttaaagtttgctgaataatgttttaatattgtcattgtatgttcccttagtaaattttgtaacctacttttatttattcgtcttcctctgaatgttaactactaaCACTTTCTTCCCTCATTAAACTTTTGACTACAATATTGCAACATTAGAATCGTTTCCACAAGAAAAGTTCTGTTTAGAAAGCAAAAAGGAGGCCATCATGCTGCCCCCATAAAGTCAACTTACTCTTCAGACTGTTGGTTGTGGGTATTCTCGTTCCACTCGCTCCATCCTGAGTAGAGTACACAAAAGAATGAGTGAGTTCCGCCACAGGCTCGTTTGCCACCAATCGTGCGTCCGTACCGTCGACTGTTCTCCACCACGCCAGGAGTCCACCTTCATCCTGGAAAAGAAGCGTTTCCCTTTTGACATCCCGCTCGTCCACGCATTCGATGAAAACGTGAAAATACCTCCAGCGGGTCCAAGGCGCTGGCGTCATCCAGCGCGGGCATGTCGACCATCTCCAGCGTTCGGACCTCCACCTCCTACCAGCCGGGCAGGATATCGACGCACAGCGATGACAAACAAATTGACAACATGACGGGAATTTCCAGTTTGAATTGATCGTTGAAAGTTTGGCCTTGTTTACGTCGAGCACTACCTGAGCGCGGGCATCTGTGTCCTGTGGAGTCCAACACAAAGTAAATTAGAAGGCGTGCGTGAGAtgaaaaagggatacttgacttattgagccattttcagcatacTAAAAACTTaagattttgtccagaattaatttgataactcattatttttcatgtacaattattaccttaaaaaaaaatccacttgccATTGACTGaagatatcacctgtgctgaggaaatagctaataaccaatcacggctcacaggTTTTCTGGGttgggtcagcaaactgagccatgattggttgctacaaattttctcagcacaggtgatgtcatcgtcatttgacagcaggtggcaattttttttttaaatgtattgtttctgaaaaataattaagttatcacattaactcattcactcgcagccattttcactgaagcaacccccttcgctctcaactgttttgctggattttaaatgattttgcaaggcccacagaatattgtgtcctactgctataaaaaactaccaaaataaagattatagtctcttctttcatcaagaaaaaagtatattcgtatctgtttccgttttgcaacaatttgtattagaatatagctaagttttataattatttacaaacctgttaaacactgggaaaaaagacttgttgtaacatggccctggccgatctttaatactctgctgccacctgctgaccattTTTTATAACTACTTTTGCttcaagccacctcttcattccagaagctgcatcaaagccttctgtatgctcttgcataaaagaaaagaaaagaaaaagaaaaaaaaaaaaaacacattttggggagtgaaggagtaaacattttaccggtacatgtttttgggtttgaattagttaactatagacaaaatgtcttggctcaatgagtcaagtatccctttaataagagCGAGCCATGCGGTTGACTCGTACCTTGGCTCCAGTGCCAAAAAGCGCAGCGGGAAGAATTCTTTTAAGTCTGAAGGTCTGCGAGACAACAAATTGGTTACAAGCAATTCCAAAGTGTCGTTTGAGAGATGCCAATCAAaccttctttcttttctttggttTCTCAATGGCTGGGCTGCTCAGCTCAGCGCCGCTGGGATCGTCGATGTACCAAACAGACTGAGGCAAGATTCGTTGAATGAAACCTTTGCCCATTGATGCTCCAAAGCGCGGCGGCATCTTACGCTTCTCTCCACGGCGGTGGCGTCGGCGTCTGAACTCTCGGAGCTGGGAAACGATGCCCCGTCCTgggggaacaaaaacaaacatttatcaCATGACAATGGCAGCACGTTGCAGCTAAAAGgtgaaaaatgaatacatttaccTGCTTCACAGATGCCGCAGAGTCCGTCTCATCATGTGCCGTCTCcattgccaaaaaacaaaacaaaacaaaacgcataAGCATCACATCATCCACGTTTGCCCCATTTGGTAGAAAAAGACACAGCTGAATTGATTACATACTACAGAGTGACAAACTTTTACATGTGTGCACTACTAATGAAGAAAATAGGAAGGTGGGTGCTTTCGGAGGAATGACTCAaactaagtttaaaaaaaaaaaaaacaacaacaccaaacAAATGTCTACCAGGGTGTCGGGCAGGTTGTCGTTGTCCATCTGGCTTTCATGGCTCGATGCAGCGTCAAGCTGGAGAGGAAAATCAACAGTGTGTCATTCATacagaagcaaaacaaaagtgcGGCCCTCCAAGTTGTGCGACTATCAATACGACGATTTACTTTTGACTGCCGGGATTTGAACGGGTTGACCTTCTGCATGACACTCACAAGCATTCCAGGATTCTAAATAATCAAGACAACACAAATGCACAAATAAAGCTAAGCAATAGAAACTGAAAATTGGGCACCAGAGATCATTTAAGTAATCAATTAATAGCatttaacaataacaaaaataccaataataaaattcaatcttttttttttttttttaataaaacaggaTATTTGTGACCAAATATGAATTTATTATGATTCAGTTCCTGGCTTGACTCCAGAACATCCAcccagaaacaaacaaaaaagtaaaaactataaaaaatgttgactaatgttttccaaagtaaaagcagatgttttcaaatgtcaCTTTGAAAGAACACAAAAAAGGTTATCAGACTGCTTTCATGGAGGGTGGCAAAAATTTGAAGATATCAAAATTTGGAGAACATGGACCATTTTGAGTTCTACAAAGTCTCTAAACCGCTACCTACTTTCTAATAACATAGTTGTGgattaattgttgcacctttAGTTGGAAGTGCCACTTGGATGTGTACCTGTTTTCCATCCTGTTCAGTCTCTTGGGTTTCTGCAGACTCATCCTGAGGCTCCTTTTTAGCCGACTGCAGGGGAGACCATGCTTAGCACCTTCGGCAACACTTGGGTTCATTTGGACGGAATTGTGCTTGGGCGAGGTcgcacctgtgctgaggacttGAATGGGTTGACTTTATGAATCATTCCTTTCAGCATTCCCGGATTCTGTCGGATAGGAGGTCACTGATTCAAGGCAAACATTTGTAGttgaccacaagagggcagcgtAGTTTCATTCCCTTTGTGCTTCTGCTTTAGTAATGGTGACTCATTCAACTACTCCCAAATCACAAGAGCAACATGACAAGATTTTCCAGAAACAAATGGACAGTCTGACAATTGCTGACTGGTTCAAATTGTGACTTTAACTTAAGTGCAGGAGGATTTTAGAGCAGTATAAAgtgtttgtaaaaataaattccacAAAGATGGCGGCCACTTGTCACATTGCTACTTCTTCTGACCTGTGTCGAGTCTGTTCCCGGCTCGGGTGAGTCAGCAGTGACTGTAGAAGGAGTCTGTAGGGAGAGGCGGGGATGACACAAAGAAAATGTGAGCCAGGACTGAAAGCAGCGCTGCACCTCAAAAGCGCATGTTTTGTCTTACCTGCGACGAAGTCTTGAAGGGGTTGACTTTCTGCATAACACCCATCACCCGTGTCCTCTGCAAACACATGTGATCAATGTGTGACTTTTGTTGGCATTATTCAGCTTCACCTGATGAAGCAGCACACATGCGTGCACACCTTGGACTTGGGGAGATTTGTGGCTTTGTGGCTGTTTCCCTGCAAGACAGTCAGTCCAGTGAAAAGACAGTACATTGTCAACATGCCAGTGTTTATGTGTCAACACTTAACCTGCTGTTCTCCATCCTGAGTATCAAGACTGTGTGTGATGGTCTCTGCCTGCTCCTGCGGTTGAATGGCTGCACCTGCCGGGACGCTACCCAAATCACTCTCGTCCATCCCGGCCTGTTTGCTGGACCTTGGCGGGAGTGGCGGGTTCGTGGCCGCAGCTGAGCTCTTTTCTTTCCTAAACATGTACATGCTGAAACATATTCAGTACTTATATGGTCAAACCAGATTGATTTCTCAGTCTTATTGAAATGCTCAACAGGAGATTCACGTATCATGTTGAATGAAACCGCAAACCATGTAATTGAAAACAACTGGCATTGTTCAACAGGAGattcaataaaaatgtttcaatgaCATTTCCAACTTGTTTTAGAGGTCAGTCTACCTCCTCAAGGCAGAAAAGTCACTGACACATGAGGTGTTTTTACACAATGTGATACTTGGAACTCTTGGGGAAGAAAATAAAGTTAACTAGGCGGAAGCTATAAACACGGGTTTGTTGAACACTCCAGGTTAGGTGAGGATAGCCGGACTGATAGAAAACACCATCTTAACAAATGTTAAGTTAACATTTACTCTCTATTTATCTTTGAGTGTGCTGGGCCTTGAACCTGGGGGATTAAAACTCGTCAAACGTGTGTGGCTGGCAAGTTCACCCGAGTGGAACAAACGAAAGTGAAGGCCAAAATAAGGTCAAAGTCAAACTAAAGTGAAAGGCAAACTAAAGTAAGAGACACAAAAGTGAAAGACAAGCGGTGCTTACCTTCCGAGCCACAAACGTAAAGGGAAGCACCGAAACGCTTCTTCTCCTCACCTACGGAAGAGAAGAGACGACAAACTGGTTGGGCAAAATCTGAGCGACGAGTTTCCCAGTTTGTTAGGTCACAGTGTCGAATTTCGAACAAACAACGAGGACGAAATGCACACCAGCTGCCACCAGAGGGGAGAAAAGTCTGTGCTCAATGGCGCGCACCTGCGTCGTCACCTGGCTGGGATGGGATGACCCGACCTGCATTTCCTGCTGATTGGCGCGGGTTCGCTCCTCCGTCTGGGAGActccatgtggcttacatgaagtaagcttgtgtgtcagtcagtggtttaaaaaaaacaacaactttggatTTCCAGAAAAACTATCCAGTAAATTCGAACAAGCTGGAGTAGTGCTGAAACAGCCAGTCTGCCACTTCACAGCACCTCACCactcaaaagaaaaaagttcGACATCCATGAGATACCAGTTTGTGCTACTAGCTGGTTTGAAATGTGGATTCAATTCAAAACAAATACTACGGGAGGGGGGCCTCCAAAACCAAATTTAACTCGGGCCGTCATAAAGGGTCCAGTTGCACCAGTTGAGTGGaaattctgccatctagtggtaaaatatttaattgttcTTCTACCTGTCAATATTCGACAGTGGCAAAGTCAAACAGAATACATTATTTATGGTTAGCAAATGACCTTGGATCATTTCCAAACAGTGGTTAAGCGCATAAACCACCAAATACATATCCAAAACATTTTCAAGTTAGcttcatatataaaaaaaaaaattaaaaaaataaaaattaaaaaataaatgaaaagaaaacattgtgCGAGATGTTTCCAAGAAGGCACATAGAAATATTCCATTaaaggacataaaaaaaaatatatataataaatatatatattcttataTATATAAGAATTTGGACTCAATACTagtaaaatctatttttattcattcatcacATTACTATATGTAATCAGAACTAAAACCGCGTGATAAAGCGCCGCGGATCAACTATGTGGCGTCTGCATGTTCTTGGGTTTGGAGATGACGCCATCCGGGTAACGTTCCTTGAAGCGGGCCACCACCTCTGGATCCAGAAGGTGAATCCCATCTAGCTGGTTCCCAAGCGTCACCCTGGGGAGGAGTGAAAAACAGCGTAACACGGGCGGGTTCACACGGCGCGCCCGACACGTTGGAAAAGAGCCACATACCAGTTGGGCTGAACGTTGTGCGGTCGACCGAACAGCTCGATTTTCCTGGTTCCTGGCGAGAGTCTCTCGATCATTCCGTAGATCTCGTCCGGTTTGTGACTGGTGGAACGGACCTGAGTGGGAGGGAACACGATTATGGGGCTGCATTCTCAGACGGGCGCGGGTGGGGGTGTCACCGTATTACCTCCGCAACGATGACATCGCAATCCAAACCTCTGTTGAATCCCTGAGGGTTTCCTTTCACGCCCACCTGGACACTAACGCGTTTAAAACATGTATGCGGTCGCCGAGACCGACGCCAGACGACAACGTACCAGGCAATGCTCCTTCCCGTGGTTCAGCCAATGTCCCGTTCTTCCTGTGCGGATGATTCTCTGAAGCTGGTTGGTCTTCACCCAGATGATTTCATCGATACTCTCATAGCTGACACACCAGGATGTCAATCACATGTTGTGTGAAGCCAAGGAAGTTGTCACGGCGACGGCGACACTTACCCCCAAAGACTAAGACACTCCCTCCCCAACTCCATCGCCCTGgaagaaaaaacttttttttttaaattaacatcaTATTTTGAGGGTGTAAAATTTGAAAGGGAtaccccttttttaatgcagtatatCATTTTTTTCCGATGCACGAGCATGAAAAAGTGTTGTCCCCATTTTGTAGATGCAGTAATGTTAgtgcatcttaaaaaaaaaaagggtgggggggggggggggggggggtgtcccatttttttaagcattagtAGAAAGGCTGACTGTTACCTGCCGGTGacccagaggaagaggaagccgTCATCCTGCAGGACGGGAATGTTGAGTTTCCTCATCTCGTCGTCCGTCAGCGTGCCGTAGGGCAGCTCCATGTGGATGTCCCAGGGCGGGTCGGCCATCACCACGGCAAACTTGCCCAGGATGGAGACATCCAAGTAGCGGATGTCGCAGCAGATCCACTGTCGCCCCAAAGCGCAACGTCAGCGTTCAGGTGCGCGCCCGTCGGCGCCACATTCGTCCTCACCTGCGCGGGGAAGAGTTTGCCCACGTTGCTGTCGGCGTCCCCGTCGTGCAGGCCGGGTTCGGCGGCCCCCGGCTGGGCCCCCGCCGGGCCCCCCTCGGCTTCGGGGGGACTGTCGATCTCGTAGTGGACGTACTTGCAG is a genomic window containing:
- the LOC144003739 gene encoding uncharacterized protein LOC144003739 isoform X1 translates to MYMFRKEKSSAAATNPPLPPRSSKQAGMDESDLGSVPAGAAIQPQEQAETITHSLDTQDGEQQGNSHKATNLPKSKRTRVMGVMQKVNPFKTSSQTPSTVTADSPEPGTDSTQNPGMLKGMIHKVNPFKSSAQSAKKEPQDESAETQETEQDGKQNPGMLVSVMQKVNPFKSRQSKLDAASSHESQMDNDNLPDTLAMETAHDETDSAASVKQDGASFPSSESSDADATAVERSSVWYIDDPSGAELSSPAIEKPKKRKKTFRLKRILPAALFGTGAKDTDARAQEVEVRTLEMVDMPALDDASALDPLEDEGGLLAWWRTVDGWSEWNENTHNQQSEEVVEEAADRVFMAARLFVRLFNRRGASLQQRILELLALADAADNFHKKTVSASVGGGVAGVAGSVTTITGLILAPFTAGTSLIVTAVGIGVATAGGLTSASANITDTVHSKTDRKKVEKMIQDYQEEINDIKDCLQFLQEGMETLEERNFEQYAQNISQKHLNQNVKHVMKEGGRAGKALVINTESLINTVQVLSVAGGAAKAAQVMSVTTGVMSGLFLALDIFFLAKDSVELRKGAKTEFAAKIREVCKDLQDGLLELNRIKEELQATMDGIQVEEEDDEDEDDGLTLKSELKKLVELEE
- the LOC144003739 gene encoding uncharacterized protein LOC144003739 isoform X2, which codes for MYMFRKEKSSAAATNPPLPPRSSKQAGMDESDLGSVPAGAAIQPQEQAETITHSLDTQDGEQQGNSHKATNLPKSKRTRVMGVMQKVNPFKTSSQTPSTVTADSPEPGTDSTQNPGMLKGMIHKVNPFKSSAQSAKKEPQDESAETQETEQDGKQNPGMLVSVMQKVNPFKSRQSKLDAASSHESQMDNDNLPDTLTAHDETDSAASVKQDGASFPSSESSDADATAVERSSVWYIDDPSGAELSSPAIEKPKKRKKTFRLKRILPAALFGTGAKDTDARAQEVEVRTLEMVDMPALDDASALDPLEDEGGLLAWWRTVDGWSEWNENTHNQQSEEVVEEAADRVFMAARLFVRLFNRRGASLQQRILELLALADAADNFHKKTVSASVGGGVAGVAGSVTTITGLILAPFTAGTSLIVTAVGIGVATAGGLTSASANITDTVHSKTDRKKVEKMIQDYQEEINDIKDCLQFLQEGMETLEERNFEQYAQNISQKHLNQNVKHVMKEGGRAGKALVINTESLINTVQVLSVAGGAAKAAQVMSVTTGVMSGLFLALDIFFLAKDSVELRKGAKTEFAAKIREVCKDLQDGLLELNRIKEELQATMDGIQVEEEDDEDEDDGLTLKSELKKLVELEE